One Pseudorasbora parva isolate DD20220531a chromosome 4, ASM2467924v1, whole genome shotgun sequence genomic region harbors:
- the metrnlb gene encoding meteorin-like protein — protein sequence MCVCVFGRMFCLLLLSALALCGCAQYSSDQCSWTGSGLTHESHARDVEQVYLRCAEGSLEWLYPTGAIIVNLRPNLPSSAAVLLQACIKPRPDSRGAALYVERAGALRLLLSEAEQAAGLMRCFSLQEGALFVEASAQPDISRRITAFQYQLISTPGNQPSSPAAACRPCADHELLLAICTSDFVVRGSIHRVEDDDDDEEQASVGVSLSHVFRQKSRVFVRGRGGWTGRVKMRLSCGPRPGRAEFLFTGAVRFGEAWLGCAPLYKDFLTLYGAALDARTNPCHIHTD from the exons atgtgtgtgtgtgtgtttgggaggATGTTTTGTCTCCTTCTTCTCTCAGCTCTGGCGCTGTGTGGATGTGCTCAATACTCCAGTGACCAATGCAGCTGGACCGGGAG CGGGCTGACGCACGAGTCTCACGCGCGGGATGTGGAGCAGGTGTACCTGCGCTGTGCTGAAGGCTCTCTGGAGTGGCTCTATCCCACCGGAGCCATCATCGTCAACCTGAGGCCCAACCTGCCGTCCTCCGCCGCGGTGCTCCTCCAGGCCTGCATCAAGCCCCGGCCGGACTCTCGCGGAGCCGCGCTGTATGTGGAGCGGGCCGGAGCGCTGCGGCTGCTGCTGTCCGAGGCGGAGCAAGCGGCCGGACTCATGCGCTGCTTCAGCCTGCAGGAGGGGGCGCTGTTCGTGGAGGCGTCCGCTCAGCCGGACATCAGCCGGAGGATCACCGCCTTTCAGTATCAGCTCATCTCCACGCCAGGAAACCAGCCCTCCTCGCCCGCAG ctgCGTGCAGACCCTGCGCTGACCACGAGCTGCTCCTGGCGATCTGCACCAGCGACTTTG TGGTGCGCGGCAGTATTCATCGCgtggaggatgatgatgatgatgaagagcaGGCGTCTGTGGGGGTGTCACTGAGCCATGTGTTCCGCCAGAAGAGCCGTGTGTTCGTGCGCGGGCGCGGCGGCTGGACGGGGCGAGTGAAGATGCGGCTGAGCTGCGGCCCACGTCCGGGACGGGCCGAGTTCCTCTTCACAGGAGCGGTGCGATTCGGAGAGGCCTGGCTGGGGTGTGCTCCGCTTTATAAAGACTTCCTCACACTGTACGGCGCGGCTCTGGACGCCAGGACCAACCCCTGCCACATACACactgactga